The following are encoded together in the Bradymonas sediminis genome:
- a CDS encoding NAD(P)/FAD-dependent oxidoreductase: MMKVSEDEISDIVLIRRSLDGRHRPRFLYNVEVELEGAKALGQAGKDLPKNVEWAPDPGLLARRKFKPRTDERVVVIGAGPAGLFAAHRLAESGLTPILLDRGQPVEIRGRQVSGLMHRGELDPDSNICFGEGGAGTWSDGKLYTRVSDIRVRHILETIVELGGPADILVSGKPHLGTNRLVALCKAFRAKLTEMGAEVRFGAFVKDFEIDKGVGGDKVSAVVLRDGERIECDRVIMAVGHSAREMYHWMAQNKVAMTPKPFAVGFRVEHRQQLLNEIQYGKWADVPDLPTADYRLAANLKDGNTKRGIYSFCMCPGGQIVPSPTLPGGVCVNGMSHASRRGQFGNSALIVSVEPSDFGSFGDIEGLNDYDGLLAGMAFQHEAERRAYELGGGGFIAPAQRLCDFREGRPSVDMRESTYKPGIAAGDLSRCYPEFIIKSLQTALERFEQKMNGFLTNDAILVGVETRTSSPVRIERDDSSFQSLSIAGLYPTGEGAGYGGGIVSAALDGLRVSERILEELS; this comes from the coding sequence ATGATGAAGGTTTCCGAGGATGAGATCTCGGATATTGTCTTGATTCGTCGTAGCCTCGACGGGCGCCATCGCCCGCGCTTTTTATATAATGTCGAAGTGGAGCTTGAGGGGGCGAAGGCCCTGGGCCAGGCGGGCAAGGATTTGCCCAAGAATGTCGAGTGGGCGCCCGATCCCGGGCTGCTCGCACGCCGCAAATTTAAGCCGCGCACCGATGAGCGTGTTGTCGTGATTGGCGCCGGCCCAGCCGGGCTCTTCGCGGCCCACCGACTCGCCGAGAGTGGTCTCACGCCCATTCTTTTGGACCGCGGTCAGCCGGTCGAGATTCGTGGTCGTCAGGTCTCGGGGCTGATGCATCGCGGCGAGCTCGACCCGGATAGTAATATTTGCTTCGGCGAGGGCGGGGCGGGCACCTGGTCGGACGGTAAATTATATACCCGCGTCAGCGACATCCGGGTGCGCCATATCCTGGAGACGATCGTCGAGCTGGGCGGACCGGCCGACATCCTTGTGTCCGGGAAGCCGCATCTGGGCACCAACCGCCTGGTCGCGCTGTGTAAGGCGTTTCGAGCGAAGCTCACCGAGATGGGCGCCGAAGTGCGCTTCGGCGCGTTCGTCAAAGATTTTGAGATCGACAAGGGCGTCGGCGGCGATAAAGTCAGCGCCGTGGTGCTTCGCGACGGCGAGCGCATCGAATGCGACCGGGTCATCATGGCGGTCGGTCACTCGGCGCGTGAGATGTATCATTGGATGGCGCAGAATAAGGTCGCGATGACGCCCAAGCCCTTCGCGGTTGGCTTTCGCGTGGAGCATCGCCAACAACTTCTCAACGAAATTCAATACGGCAAATGGGCCGACGTTCCGGATCTTCCGACCGCGGATTATCGCCTGGCGGCGAACCTCAAAGACGGCAATACCAAACGCGGCATCTACAGCTTTTGCATGTGCCCAGGCGGCCAGATCGTGCCCTCGCCGACGCTGCCCGGCGGGGTTTGCGTCAACGGCATGAGTCACGCGAGTCGACGCGGCCAATTCGGCAACTCGGCGCTTATTGTCAGCGTGGAGCCGAGCGATTTCGGCAGCTTCGGCGATATCGAGGGGCTCAATGACTACGACGGTCTCCTCGCCGGGATGGCCTTCCAACACGAAGCCGAGCGCCGCGCCTATGAGCTCGGCGGCGGTGGGTTTATCGCGCCGGCCCAGCGCCTCTGCGACTTCCGCGAGGGACGCCCCAGCGTGGATATGCGTGAGTCGACCTATAAGCCCGGCATCGCCGCGGGTGACCTGAGCCGTTGCTACCCTGAGTTCATCATCAAGAGCCTTCAGACCGCGCTGGAGCGCTTCGAGCAGAAGATGAACGGCTTTCTGACCAACGACGCCATCCTGGTGGGCGTCGAGACCCGCACCAGCTCTCCGGTTCGCATCGAGCGCGACGACTCCAGCTTCCAATCCCTCTCGATCGCGGGTCTTTATCCGACCGGCGAGGGCGCCGGCTACGGCGGCGGAATCGTGAGCGCGGCGCTGGATGGGTTGCGCGTATCGGAGCGAATTTTGGAAGAACTAAGCTAA